Proteins from a genomic interval of Chroococcidiopsis thermalis PCC 7203:
- a CDS encoding TonB-dependent siderophore receptor, giving the protein MQLQKLISILLMANSVWVLVTISAIAGEVRDTSSSKIRQLSEIERPMTSAQMLVQAPTLPNGSTFKDASEVVQVTGVKVNPTAQGVEVILETSGEQQMRVLSSSYDRTYVANILNARLALPENKTFRTDNPVAGITTVTVTQPAADSVRVTVIGKTGVPSSNIVQRDSALVLGLTAPTAPTAQQPTPPPNVPQTVKPESEIEPEATPEMDNVTPEGVQQPPAMAEGDEEQEIVVTGDREGYSAPDASTATKTDTPLRDIPANIQVIPQQVLEDQGVVRLEEAVRNVSGVNFSLDSGAQGVTFNARGFTVNQFKNGLEEGFATRSIPETANLERIEVLKGPASVLFGQAEPGGLINQVTKRPLPDPFYKVEFTAGSYDFYRPTLDFSSPLNSDKTLAYRLNVAYENTESFRDRVEAERFFIAPVLTWQIGANTTLTLEGEYFHDKRPIDRGLVAVGDEPADIPFTRFLGDPRRRYEIEEQRAYLYLDHRFNQNLSLRNALRFTRAKKIYNSLESSGGLEFGEQLLPLFASFGRELYETYTLQTDLIGKFNTGTVAHTVLLGLELARQTGVNFDQQSAEDAAVIDIFNPSYDFPPIDFQDQPGSNGNTRANTIGVYLQDQIALLDNLKLVLGGRFDSYDAEESYRDSSSSSSEASEFSPRAGIVYQPSEAVSLYANYSRAFVPQAGRITGGGAAKPERGTQYEVGVKANFLDNRLSSTLAAYEITKSNVLTEDPSDPDLSIQVGEQRSRGIEFDLAGEILPGWNIIASYAYTDAEITEDNTYEVGNRLNNVPFNTASLWTTYRIQKGSLEGLGFGAGIFYVDSRQGDLNNSFEVPGYTRVDAAIYYEKESFKAVLNFKNLFDVEYFVGVQNRRNIPPGEPFTVQGTISWEF; this is encoded by the coding sequence ATGCAGCTACAAAAATTAATTTCAATTCTGTTGATGGCAAATTCGGTTTGGGTGTTAGTCACAATTTCTGCGATTGCTGGGGAAGTACGAGACACATCTAGCAGCAAAATTCGGCAACTAAGTGAAATAGAACGTCCCATGACTAGCGCCCAAATGCTAGTCCAAGCGCCAACACTACCAAATGGATCGACTTTCAAAGATGCATCAGAAGTCGTGCAAGTAACTGGAGTCAAAGTTAATCCCACTGCTCAAGGCGTGGAGGTAATTTTAGAAACTTCTGGCGAGCAACAGATGCGCGTATTGTCCTCTAGTTACGATCGCACTTATGTTGCCAACATCTTAAATGCTCGGCTAGCACTGCCAGAAAATAAAACTTTCCGTACTGACAACCCAGTAGCAGGAATTACTACCGTCACTGTCACCCAACCTGCTGCTGATAGCGTCCGAGTCACGGTGATTGGAAAAACGGGCGTGCCTTCGTCAAACATAGTACAGCGCGATAGTGCTTTGGTTCTGGGCTTAACTGCCCCCACTGCTCCGACAGCGCAACAACCGACACCACCGCCAAATGTACCCCAGACGGTAAAGCCAGAAAGCGAAATAGAACCAGAAGCAACACCAGAGATGGATAATGTTACCCCAGAAGGTGTCCAACAGCCACCAGCAATGGCTGAGGGAGATGAAGAACAAGAAATCGTGGTGACGGGCGATCGAGAAGGATATAGCGCACCAGATGCTTCGACTGCGACCAAAACTGACACGCCACTGCGAGACATTCCGGCAAATATTCAAGTAATCCCCCAGCAGGTGCTAGAAGATCAAGGAGTAGTTCGCCTTGAAGAGGCAGTACGTAATGTCAGTGGTGTCAACTTTTCGCTAGACTCTGGCGCTCAAGGTGTAACATTTAACGCCCGAGGTTTCACTGTCAATCAATTCAAAAATGGTCTAGAGGAAGGATTTGCTACTCGCTCTATCCCTGAAACGGCAAACCTCGAACGGATTGAAGTGTTGAAAGGACCAGCCTCAGTGCTGTTTGGACAAGCAGAACCTGGCGGACTCATCAACCAGGTAACAAAAAGACCACTGCCCGATCCTTTCTACAAAGTCGAGTTTACGGCAGGAAGCTATGACTTCTATCGTCCGACTTTGGATTTTTCCAGTCCGCTCAACTCAGATAAAACTTTGGCTTATCGGTTGAACGTTGCCTATGAAAATACCGAGAGCTTTCGCGATCGCGTGGAAGCAGAGCGATTTTTCATTGCTCCCGTACTCACCTGGCAAATTGGAGCTAACACCACCCTAACGCTAGAAGGCGAATACTTTCATGACAAGCGACCGATCGACCGAGGGTTAGTTGCTGTCGGGGACGAGCCAGCTGATATTCCCTTCACCCGATTTTTAGGCGACCCCCGCCGCCGCTACGAGATTGAAGAACAGCGAGCCTATCTCTACCTGGATCATCGGTTTAATCAAAACCTGTCACTTCGCAACGCCTTGCGGTTCACTAGAGCTAAAAAAATTTATAACTCGCTAGAATCTAGCGGTGGCTTGGAATTTGGGGAACAGCTTTTACCTCTGTTCGCTTCTTTCGGTCGCGAACTATACGAAACTTACACGTTACAAACTGACTTAATTGGCAAATTTAATACTGGTACAGTCGCGCACACAGTTTTGCTTGGTCTAGAACTGGCGAGACAAACTGGGGTCAATTTCGATCAGCAGAGCGCTGAAGATGCTGCCGTTATTGATATATTTAACCCAAGCTACGACTTCCCACCAATCGATTTTCAAGACCAACCTGGTAGCAATGGCAACACGAGGGCAAACACGATTGGAGTTTATCTGCAAGACCAGATTGCACTACTCGATAATCTCAAACTCGTGCTAGGTGGTAGATTTGATAGCTACGACGCTGAGGAAAGCTATAGAGATTCTTCCAGCAGCAGTTCCGAAGCTAGCGAGTTTTCCCCAAGAGCGGGGATTGTTTACCAACCGAGTGAAGCCGTTTCTCTTTATGCCAACTATAGCCGCGCCTTCGTGCCGCAGGCTGGCAGAATTACTGGTGGCGGTGCTGCTAAACCAGAACGAGGCACTCAGTACGAAGTGGGTGTAAAAGCCAATTTTTTGGATAATCGCCTTTCTTCCACTCTAGCAGCCTATGAAATTACAAAAAGTAACGTTCTCACGGAAGATCCTAGCGATCCAGATTTATCAATTCAGGTAGGAGAACAACGCAGTCGCGGGATTGAATTCGATCTTGCTGGGGAAATTTTACCTGGTTGGAACATTATTGCTTCCTACGCTTACACCGATGCTGAAATTACAGAAGATAACACCTATGAAGTGGGTAATCGCCTCAACAACGTTCCGTTTAATACTGCTAGCCTATGGACAACTTATAGAATTCAGAAAGGCTCTTTGGAAGGATTGGGATTTGGTGCAGGTATCTTTTATGTTGATAGTCGCCAGGGAGATTTAAATAACTCGTTTGAAGTGCCTGGTTATACTCGTGTCGATGCTGCCATCTACTACGAAAAAGAAAGCTTCAAAGCAGTATTGAATTTCAAAAACCTGTTTGATGTCGAATATTTTGTGGGCGTGCAGAACAGAAGAAACATTCCTCCTGGCGAGCCTTTCACCGTTCAAGGAACGATTTCATGGGAGTTTTGA
- a CDS encoding iron-siderophore ABC transporter substrate-binding protein produces MKDNKKQIATKIYRLLRMFSLATIVFGLILACSGKPTQNPSLNSHSSTSKCRVVKHVMGETCVPLNPHRIVTTDSLLLEPLLALDIKPIASRFPELQRGRSRHLSGKIDGIASLGIGESLNLETILQMKPDLILGWDSQIKKDYNLLSQIAPTVVLNYSQSDLNNCGGVNWKDCLQRTGELLDKSQQVVQLLDDYQQRVETIRKALGKHLSEIDVSIARFYWDGRMDTQNHPSYFAGSILQDIGFFIPTKQRQVNAYSPLNISLECLNLLDGDVMFAVISRSKDSEKYFQKYQKNLLWQQLKVVQNKQVFKVDGSYWLWGSVIAANAVLDDLFKYLVEDKK; encoded by the coding sequence ATGAAAGATAACAAGAAACAAATAGCTACTAAAATTTATCGTTTGCTCAGGATGTTTTCGCTTGCAACTATCGTCTTCGGGTTAATCTTAGCTTGTAGTGGTAAACCTACTCAAAATCCTTCTCTCAATTCACATTCATCCACATCTAAATGCCGAGTTGTTAAACACGTAATGGGCGAAACTTGTGTTCCTCTAAACCCCCATCGCATTGTTACTACAGATTCACTGCTCCTGGAACCACTATTGGCACTGGATATAAAACCTATAGCATCTCGATTCCCTGAACTCCAGCGTGGCAGATCGCGCCATTTGTCGGGAAAGATTGATGGTATAGCGTCTCTGGGAATAGGGGAATCTTTAAATTTAGAAACTATTTTGCAGATGAAGCCAGATTTGATTTTGGGTTGGGATAGTCAAATCAAAAAAGACTATAATCTGCTCTCACAAATAGCGCCAACAGTTGTACTCAACTATTCTCAAAGCGATCTAAATAACTGTGGCGGGGTTAATTGGAAAGATTGTTTACAACGTACTGGTGAACTTCTAGATAAAAGTCAACAGGTTGTACAATTGCTCGATGATTATCAACAGCGAGTAGAAACAATACGAAAAGCACTCGGCAAGCATTTATCTGAGATTGACGTTTCTATTGCTCGCTTTTACTGGGATGGCAGAATGGATACTCAAAACCATCCCTCGTATTTCGCTGGCAGTATTTTGCAGGACATTGGATTTTTTATACCCACTAAACAACGTCAAGTTAACGCATATTCTCCGTTAAATATTAGCCTTGAGTGCTTGAATTTGCTCGATGGAGATGTTATGTTTGCCGTAATTAGTAGGAGTAAAGATTCAGAAAAATATTTCCAAAAATATCAGAAAAATCTGCTGTGGCAGCAGTTAAAAGTTGTTCAAAATAAGCAAGTTTTCAAGGTTGATGGAAGTTACTGGCTCTGGGGTAGTGTTATAGCTGCCAATGCTGTCTTAGATGACCTATTTAAATATTTAGTAGAAGATAAAAAATGA
- a CDS encoding metallophosphoesterase family protein, whose product MPTQKSSSTPTRRDFLFGFGGMALAASFGGLTQLTALAQSSPPKSATQPFRFVFLSDIHLRKDLRSPQGMAAALDAVERLSPKPAFIVTGGDLCHDLRSQGLKEANETANLFVKIWQEHTKLPTYHSLGNHDPAGWSSETFPQKHPQFGMKLLMDKLGMKSLSYSFNHNNWHFVVLDNIHLTAPGEFVGEFTEKQLAFLRQDLTQHAKQPTMIFCHVPPVTATEFLGGRAE is encoded by the coding sequence ATGCCAACTCAAAAAAGCTCATCCACTCCCACCCGACGAGATTTCCTATTCGGCTTTGGCGGTATGGCTTTGGCAGCCAGCTTTGGAGGACTAACTCAATTAACGGCACTGGCTCAATCCTCACCCCCAAAATCAGCGACTCAACCTTTTCGATTCGTGTTTTTGTCAGATATTCACTTGCGAAAGGATTTGCGATCGCCCCAAGGCATGGCGGCGGCGTTGGATGCGGTCGAACGACTCTCCCCTAAACCAGCGTTTATCGTTACAGGTGGCGATTTATGTCACGACCTGCGCTCTCAAGGGTTAAAGGAAGCCAACGAGACTGCCAACTTGTTTGTCAAAATCTGGCAGGAACACACCAAGCTACCCACCTACCACAGCCTGGGCAACCACGATCCCGCCGGATGGAGCAGCGAGACTTTTCCTCAAAAACATCCTCAATTCGGTATGAAACTACTGATGGACAAGCTGGGGATGAAAAGCCTGTCCTACAGTTTCAACCATAACAATTGGCATTTTGTCGTACTTGACAACATCCATCTGACCGCCCCTGGGGAGTTCGTCGGTGAGTTTACAGAAAAACAACTGGCATTTCTGCGTCAGGACTTAACCCAGCACGCCAAGCAGCCGACAATGATTTTCTGCCACGTACCACCTGTAACTGCCACTGAGTTCTTGGGTGGACGGGCAGAGTAA
- a CDS encoding cytochrome P450, translated as MWRSRNEVHRTILEEIKERREQSNPAESDVLSRLMSVRDEAGQQLTDAELLYFSMITLFNGYETTSSTLTWILYWIHHQPEIHDKLRDEINALGANPDPIEIYRLPYLTAICKETQRLCPVVVNGSGRILKSPLQFMGYQLEPGTQLIPSIYLTHMREDLYPQPQRFIPERFLEKKYSQYEYFPFGGGHAICSGLALAQTQMKLVLAVLMSRLQLALTNNRPIKTENVGAFLVTPQRDLQMVVTEFKRLQIQI; from the coding sequence CTGTGGCGTTCTAGGAATGAAGTTCATCGGACTATATTAGAAGAGATAAAAGAACGCCGAGAACAAAGTAATCCAGCTGAGAGCGACGTTTTGAGCCGTCTGATGTCAGTTCGCGATGAAGCGGGACAGCAACTGACAGATGCAGAGTTGCTCTACTTTTCCATGATTACCCTATTCAATGGATATGAAACAACTTCCTCTACATTAACCTGGATTCTTTACTGGATTCATCATCAACCAGAAATTCATGACAAGCTGCGCGATGAGATTAACGCTTTGGGTGCTAACCCTGACCCAATAGAAATCTATCGGCTGCCTTATTTAACGGCTATCTGTAAAGAAACACAGCGTCTTTGCCCAGTTGTTGTCAATGGCTCTGGACGAATTTTAAAATCTCCACTGCAATTTATGGGCTATCAACTAGAACCTGGAACGCAATTGATTCCTTCTATTTATTTAACCCATATGCGGGAGGACTTATACCCGCAGCCTCAGCGATTCATCCCAGAGCGCTTTCTCGAAAAGAAGTATTCACAATACGAGTATTTTCCCTTTGGCGGCGGTCACGCTATTTGTAGCGGGTTGGCATTGGCGCAAACTCAAATGAAACTGGTACTCGCCGTTCTGATGTCGCGCTTGCAATTAGCTCTAACAAACAATCGTCCAATTAAGACAGAAAACGTAGGTGCTTTCCTTGTCACGCCTCAAAGAGACTTGCAGATGGTTGTGACTGAATTTAAGCGATTGCAGATACAGATTTGA
- a CDS encoding cytochrome P450, which translates to MILPDGSRSPKLIELIKLGTNPYKYLYNCSQRYGECFKLGGTKNPTVFFSNPQANETIFNAEPTQYYDCKMTAEVQHFFEFLLGKTLFNSINEAQLQRLRHLLKTSFMSNVLKSSAVGNCMEKYGQLICDVTSETILQWKVGKPFYVQSVMKEITTQFMTKVLFGLKEGERYQELKTNFVFLMESYKTPFNLAAIMLRLFQQEKSIKSLGSSVAF; encoded by the coding sequence ATGATTTTACCTGACGGTTCACGCTCTCCTAAATTAATAGAGTTAATCAAGTTAGGTACTAATCCCTATAAGTACCTATATAACTGTAGTCAGCGTTATGGGGAATGCTTCAAATTAGGAGGCACAAAAAATCCTACTGTGTTCTTCAGCAATCCCCAAGCGAACGAAACCATTTTTAATGCCGAGCCTACCCAATATTACGATTGCAAAATGACCGCTGAAGTACAGCATTTTTTTGAATTTCTTTTGGGGAAAACGCTGTTCAACTCTATCAACGAAGCTCAACTGCAACGCCTGCGACACTTGTTGAAAACTTCCTTTATGAGTAACGTGTTAAAGAGTTCTGCCGTAGGTAACTGCATGGAGAAATACGGTCAGTTAATCTGTGATGTTACTAGTGAGACAATATTGCAGTGGAAGGTCGGTAAACCTTTTTACGTGCAATCAGTAATGAAAGAAATTACTACCCAGTTTATGACAAAAGTATTGTTTGGATTGAAGGAGGGAGAGCGTTACCAGGAATTGAAGACAAATTTTGTCTTTCTGATGGAGTCCTACAAAACTCCCTTTAATCTTGCTGCTATCATGTTGAGACTTTTTCAGCAAGAAAAAAGTATTAAGTCCTTGGGCAGCTCTGTGGCGTTCTAG
- a CDS encoding ABC transporter ATP-binding protein, with protein MLSLVKNLYNLGTQQDKAEMIRATLLKAVESFFTSAPVIFLYLILLELFKGSINRQTVIYLTLGMVSCIVFQFIFGYFAYGAYGTIQSRVVGRIHNHIGEHLRKLSMGFFSSTNVGDINAVVTTDLAKIDYMYALPTTIDAIAVPSFVALLLFFVDWRMALATVAGIPLAMGIYRWSQSQLRQLTQFQAQSQIEANSRTIEYIQGMNVIRAFDQTGAQFSKFDRAIQHYRDTNINLATKLAPAEVAFDTTLELGFAVILVSGAYLLLQGQLTTPTFLMFLILSLRFYKPLQKIGDLSRHRQLVDTAIERISSVFNIKPLPEPEQSQTLKQFDIEFKNVSFSYEQQPVLQNVSFTVPERSMTALVGPSGAGKTTVINLIARFWDVDEGEILIGGVNVKDLKTDSLLSYISLVFQDVYLFNDTILNNIKFGNPDASEEQVFTAAKAARCHEFILEKPHGYHTIIGEGGATLSGGEKQRISIARAILKDAPIVLLDEATASIDPENELVIQQAIDSLVASKTLIIIAHKLSTIENAEQILVIDRGQIIEQGKHEDLITNNSLYSRFWAERQKARTWKIARR; from the coding sequence ATGCTTAGTTTGGTCAAAAATCTATATAATTTGGGTACTCAGCAAGATAAAGCTGAGATGATTCGAGCAACGTTACTCAAAGCGGTCGAGTCATTTTTCACTAGCGCACCCGTTATCTTTCTCTACTTAATTTTACTTGAGCTATTCAAAGGAAGCATCAATCGCCAAACAGTTATTTACCTAACGCTAGGTATGGTTAGTTGTATCGTATTTCAGTTTATTTTTGGCTATTTTGCTTATGGTGCTTACGGTACAATTCAGTCCCGTGTCGTAGGGAGAATTCATAATCACATTGGCGAACATCTGCGAAAGCTATCAATGGGGTTTTTCTCAAGTACCAATGTGGGCGATATTAACGCCGTTGTAACAACAGACTTGGCAAAAATTGACTATATGTACGCACTACCTACAACCATTGATGCGATCGCGGTTCCTAGTTTTGTCGCTCTATTACTGTTTTTTGTCGATTGGCGGATGGCTTTAGCAACCGTTGCAGGTATTCCCTTGGCAATGGGAATTTATCGTTGGAGTCAAAGTCAATTGAGGCAATTAACTCAGTTTCAGGCTCAGTCACAGATAGAGGCAAATTCTCGCACGATCGAGTACATTCAAGGTATGAATGTCATCCGCGCTTTTGACCAAACAGGAGCGCAATTTAGCAAGTTCGACCGAGCCATTCAGCACTATAGAGACACTAACATTAATCTGGCAACCAAATTAGCACCAGCGGAAGTAGCATTTGACACAACACTTGAATTAGGTTTCGCTGTCATCCTCGTGTCTGGTGCATATCTACTTTTGCAAGGTCAACTGACTACACCTACATTTTTAATGTTTTTAATTTTGAGTTTACGATTCTATAAACCCCTGCAAAAAATCGGCGATTTATCTCGTCATCGACAGTTAGTAGATACTGCTATAGAGAGAATATCGAGCGTATTTAATATTAAGCCACTTCCAGAACCAGAGCAGAGCCAAACTTTAAAGCAGTTTGATATTGAGTTCAAAAATGTTTCTTTCAGCTACGAACAACAGCCAGTGCTACAAAATGTCAGTTTCACCGTACCCGAACGCAGCATGACAGCACTAGTGGGACCTTCTGGTGCAGGCAAAACAACTGTTATCAATTTGATTGCTCGTTTCTGGGATGTCGATGAAGGAGAAATTTTAATAGGTGGAGTCAACGTTAAAGACTTGAAAACCGACTCTTTACTATCCTATATCAGTCTGGTATTTCAGGATGTATACTTATTTAACGATACTATCCTTAACAACATTAAATTTGGTAATCCTGATGCTTCGGAAGAGCAGGTATTTACAGCGGCAAAGGCGGCTAGATGTCACGAGTTTATATTAGAGAAGCCTCACGGCTATCATACCATTATTGGTGAGGGAGGAGCTACTCTTTCTGGTGGAGAAAAGCAGCGAATTTCTATTGCCCGCGCTATCTTGAAAGATGCACCGATCGTACTTTTAGATGAAGCAACAGCATCAATCGATCCAGAAAATGAATTAGTAATTCAGCAAGCGATCGATTCACTAGTTGCCTCGAAAACTTTAATTATCATTGCTCATAAGCTCTCAACAATCGAAAATGCCGAGCAAATTTTGGTAATCGATCGCGGTCAGATTATAGAGCAAGGTAAACATGAAGACCTAATTACTAATAATAGCCTTTATAGTCGCTTTTGGGCTGAGCGGCAAAAGGCACGCACTTGGAAAATCGCACGTCGATAA